One genomic region from Indicator indicator isolate 239-I01 chromosome 7, UM_Iind_1.1, whole genome shotgun sequence encodes:
- the TECTB gene encoding beta-tectorin gives MVTRTIYLLVILAQALAGPCTPNKADVILVYCYPKTIITRIPECPYGWEVNQLALGGICYNGIHDSGYYQFTIPDLSPKNKSYCGTQSEFKNPVYHFYNSIVSNDTSIIVKSQPVNYSFTCSYNANYLVNQAAFDQRVATVHVKNGSSGSFESQLSLNFYVNAKFSSIKEAPFIVETSEIGSDIFAGVEAKGLSDRFKVVLNNCWATPSSEYFYQIHWPLITKGCASDSSILVHENGKTNRATFQFNAFRFRNIPKLSKVWLHCETHVCDSEKFSCPVLCDKRKQRMEQTGGVLVAEISVRSKGLSRFYTHSDIIFHLLFAIGFCAVLL, from the exons ATGTAATTCTAGTATACTGCTATCCTAAAACCATCATTACCAGGATTCCAGAGTGTCCTTATGGATGGGAGGTTAATCAGCTGGCACTTGGAGGCATTTGCTACAATGGGATCCACGATTCGGGATATTACCAATTCACAATCCCAGACCTGTCACCTAAAAACAAATCATACTGTGGGACACAGTCAGAG TTCAAGAACCCTGTTTATCACTTCTACAACTCCATTGTCTCCAATGACACCTCAATAATTGTGAAGAGCCAGCCTGTGAATTACTCATTCACCTGCTCATACAATGCCAACTACCTGGTGAACCAGGCTGCCTTTGACCAAAG GGTGGCCACTGTCCACGTGAAGAATGGCAGCTCTGGCTCATTTGAGAGTCAGTTGTCCCTCAACTTCTATGTG AATGCCAAGTTTTCAAGCATAAAAGAAGCCCCTTTCATTGTTGAAACATCAGAAATTGGCTCTGACATATTTGCTGGAGTGGAAGCCAAGGGCTTAAGTGACAG ATTCAAAGTTGTTCTCAACAACTGCTGGGCAACTCCCTCCTCTGAGTATTTCTACCAGATCCACTGGCCTCTGATCACCAAGGG GTGTGCCTCGGACAGCTCCATCCTTGTGCATGAGAACGGGAAAACGAACCGGGCGACATTCCAGTTCAATGCTTTCCGCTTCCGTAACATCCCCAAGCTTTCCAAGGTCTGGCTGCACTGTGAGACACATGTCTGTGACAGTGAGAAGTTCTCCTGCCCAGTG CTGTGTGACAAAAGAAAACAGCGCATGGAACAAACTGGAGGTGTTTTAGTGGCAGAGATCTCTGTACGCA GCAAAGGTTTATCCAGATTTTACACACACTCAG ATATCATCTTCCACCTACTCTTTGCAATTGGattttgtgctgttttattATAA